One Microbacterium marinum genomic window carries:
- a CDS encoding helicase HerA-like domain-containing protein, with product MTAHDEVAAAELARLEAEAAAAEAALKLAQANAALAAARAAAAEDGASSPPEAPTAPAPDAPTAPAPEAPAADAAAPQATVRQAPTPRTTGPLDADEIAAIVAGYTFEDEALGLGALMNSEPVPQAQIRIPLAMTNRHGLIAGATGTGKTRTLQGLAEQLAAKGVPVFAADIKGDLSGVATPGEPSEKLLARTAAIGQDWAPAASATEYFALGGVGRGVPVRATVSGFGPLLLSKVLGLNETQESSLGLVFHYADENGLALVDLADLRAVLSFLTSDEGKPELKQLGGLSSATAGVILRELITFADDGADVFFGEPEFDVQDFLRLADDGRGIISLLEVPGVADKPALFSTFLMYLLAELFEILPEVGDLDKPKLVFFFDEAHLLFTDASKSFTAAIVQTVRLIRSKGVGVFFVTQTPKDVPADVLGQLGSRIQHALRAFTPDDAKALRATVGTYPTSGYDLDRVLQELGTGEAIVTVMSEKGAPTPVAWTRLRAPQGLMSPTPEPAIVSAVSASPLLAKYGTAIDRESAREILAAKMAAADAAAQAALAAAQKAKDDAEYAAQKAAIDKAQEKAERDAQKEYDRLMKKTGGTSRTTRRAEKGPLEQILGSKTTERIITGVIRGVFGNGRR from the coding sequence CGCGGCGGAGGCCGCTCTGAAGCTCGCTCAGGCGAACGCGGCGCTCGCCGCGGCCCGAGCGGCGGCGGCGGAGGACGGCGCGTCGAGTCCGCCCGAGGCCCCGACGGCCCCTGCACCCGACGCCCCGACGGCCCCTGCACCCGAAGCTCCCGCAGCGGATGCCGCCGCGCCTCAGGCGACGGTGCGTCAAGCCCCGACGCCTCGCACAACGGGACCACTGGATGCCGATGAGATCGCCGCCATCGTCGCCGGGTACACCTTCGAGGACGAGGCTCTCGGACTCGGTGCGCTGATGAACAGCGAGCCCGTGCCGCAGGCGCAGATCCGCATCCCGCTCGCGATGACGAACCGGCACGGACTCATCGCCGGCGCGACCGGCACCGGCAAGACACGCACCCTGCAGGGGCTTGCGGAGCAACTGGCCGCGAAGGGCGTCCCCGTCTTCGCCGCGGACATCAAGGGCGACCTCAGCGGTGTCGCGACGCCCGGGGAGCCGAGCGAGAAGCTGCTGGCGCGGACCGCTGCGATCGGGCAGGACTGGGCGCCGGCGGCATCCGCAACGGAGTACTTCGCCCTCGGTGGCGTCGGCCGAGGAGTGCCGGTCCGTGCCACCGTCAGCGGATTCGGACCCCTCCTGCTGAGCAAGGTGCTCGGCCTCAACGAGACCCAGGAGTCCAGCCTCGGGCTCGTGTTCCACTACGCCGATGAGAACGGCCTCGCGCTCGTCGATCTCGCCGACCTGCGCGCGGTGCTGAGCTTCCTCACGAGCGACGAGGGCAAGCCCGAGCTGAAGCAGCTCGGCGGGCTCTCGTCCGCGACGGCCGGCGTGATCCTGCGCGAGCTGATCACCTTCGCCGACGATGGCGCCGACGTCTTCTTCGGCGAGCCGGAGTTCGACGTGCAGGACTTCCTCCGGCTCGCCGACGACGGGCGGGGGATCATCTCGCTGCTGGAGGTGCCGGGTGTCGCCGACAAGCCGGCGCTGTTCTCGACCTTCCTGATGTACCTGCTCGCGGAGCTGTTCGAGATCCTCCCCGAGGTGGGCGATCTCGACAAGCCGAAGCTGGTGTTCTTCTTCGACGAGGCGCACTTGCTGTTCACCGATGCGTCGAAGAGCTTCACGGCGGCGATCGTGCAGACCGTCCGTCTGATCCGTTCGAAGGGAGTGGGTGTCTTCTTCGTCACCCAGACGCCGAAGGACGTCCCCGCCGACGTCCTCGGCCAGCTCGGTTCGCGCATCCAGCACGCGCTGCGCGCCTTCACCCCCGACGACGCGAAAGCGCTGCGCGCGACGGTGGGCACCTATCCGACGTCGGGGTACGACCTCGACCGGGTGCTGCAGGAGCTCGGCACGGGCGAGGCGATCGTCACGGTGATGAGTGAGAAGGGTGCCCCGACTCCGGTCGCCTGGACGCGTCTTCGCGCGCCGCAGGGGCTCATGTCGCCCACCCCCGAGCCCGCCATCGTCTCCGCCGTCTCGGCGTCGCCGCTGCTGGCGAAGTACGGCACCGCGATCGACCGCGAATCGGCCCGCGAGATCCTCGCGGCGAAGATGGCGGCAGCGGATGCCGCGGCGCAGGCGGCCCTCGCGGCGGCGCAGAAGGCGAAAGACGACGCCGAGTACGCCGCCCAGAAGGCCGCAATCGACAAGGCCCAGGAGAAGGCGGAGCGCGACGCGCAGAAGGAGTACGACCGGCTGATGAAGAAGACCGGTGGCACGAGCCGAACCACGCGTCGCGCCGAGAAGGGGCCGCTGGAACAGATCCTCGGGTCGAAGACGACCGAGCGCATCATCACCGGCGTGATCCGCGGCGTCTTCGGCAACGGCCGGCGGTGA